Proteins co-encoded in one Chaetodon auriga isolate fChaAug3 chromosome 9, fChaAug3.hap1, whole genome shotgun sequence genomic window:
- the rufy1 gene encoding RUN and FYVE domain-containing protein 1, whose translation MADEAGEVNTAVEDGKAQQQPDEPEVSEAATDGDSSVSDGPDRTEKSAPAVAENSWSAPLLSLARKATETISSGVSYAAAQRNPSQGSAASSPTDREPENDLNNTAQKLPVLPPKDPMSIERSNLLSMMKLSIRVLIQSSLSLGRTLDSEYPPLQQFFVVLEHCLKHGLKAKKSFIGQNKSIWGPLELVEKLCPESVNIATSARDLPGIKTGLGRARAWLHLALMQKKVADYMKALLDRKDLLSEFYDSGALMVEEEGAVMGGLLVGLNVIDANLCIKGEDLDSQVGVIDFSLYLKDPANSETPKDDSKMTAILDQKHYIEELNRHLSGTVTDLQAKMDSLEKTNSKLVEELTAATDRINSLREEQEQLRQENESILQSSQKKEEAALQDSQVELETYKRSRQGLDEMYNVVWKQYKEEKHIRQELERELELQVGLKQEMEVAMKLLEKDTHEKQDTLAALRLQLDQVKTLNLQMFHKAQDSQREAEKKQEEAVQLEQKMDQMEKVMKELEQRLQNSEQERKQSDQSDKDMRLELEGKVDALHKQLSDLDTLRLGLENELRTEREQRQSLQKSLQREQDNSIELRTQLQQLEGLHTELQDLKQEKQQLQQKCEQQEQALQEMGLHLSQSKLKMEDFKEVNKALKGHAWLKDDEATQCKQCQKEFSIARRKHHCRNCGDIYCNSCSSNELALPSYPRPVRVCDMCHSLLLQRSSSTAS comes from the exons ATGGCCGATGAGGCAGGGGAAGTAAACACAGCTGTTGAAGATGGCAAAGCACAACAGCAACCAGATGAGCCCGAAGTTTCGGAAGCCGCGACCGACGGCGACTCCTCCGTCAGCGACGGGCCGGACCGGACAGAGAAGTCGGCTCCGGCCGTGGCAGAGAACAGTTGGTCGGCGCCTCTCTTGTCTCTGGCTCGGAAGGCCACGGAGACGATTAGCAGCGGAGTGAGCTACGCTGCTGCCCAGAGAAATCCCTCCCAGGGATCCGCTGCGAGTTCCCCGACGGATAGGGAACCCGAAAATGATCTCAACAACACTGCACAAAAGCTCCCAG TTCTCCCCCCCAAAGACCCCATGTCAATAGAGAGATCCAACCTCCTCAGCATGATGAAGCTGAGCATCAGAGTGTTAATTCAGTCCTCGCTGAGTCTGGGCAGGACGCTCGACTCAGAATACCCTCCCCTGCAGCAGTTCTTTGTTGTCCTAGAGCATTGTCTCAAACATGGGCTGAAAG ctaAGAAATCCTTCATTGGTCAGAACAAATCCATATGGGGACCCCTGGAACTGGTTGAGAAGTTGTGTCCAGAGTCTGTTAACATTGCCACAAGTGCCAGAGACCTGCCCGGCATTAA GACTGGTTTGGGGAGAGCGAGGGCTTGGCTGCATTTAGCGCTCATGCAGAAAAAAGTCGCTGACTACATGAAAGCTTTGCTGGACCGCAAAGATCTCCTGAG TGAGTTTTATGACTCTGGAGCAttgatggtggaggaggagggggcggtGATGGGGGGGCTGCTGGTGGGCCTCAACGTAATTGATGCTAACCTCTGTATTAAAGGGGAGGATCTTGATTCTCAG GTGGGAGTCATTGACTTCTCCCTTTATCTGAAAGACCCTGCTAACAGTGAGACTCCGAAAGA TGATTCCAAGATGACGGCCATATTAGATCAGAAGCACTACATTGAGGAGTTGAATCGTCACTTGAGTGGCACCGTCACTGACCTTCAGGCTAAGATGGACTCTCTGGAGAAGACCAACAGCAAACTTGTAGAGGAG CTGACCGCAGCAACAGACAGAATCAACTCTCTGCGGGaggaacaggagcagctaaGACAGGAGAATGAGTCCATCCTGCAGTCCAGCCAGAAAAAGGAAGAG GCAGCCCTTCAGGACAGTCAGGTGGAGCTGGAGACATACAAACGGAGTCGGCAGGGCCTGGATGAGATGTACAACGTGGTTTGGAAGCAGTATAAAGAGGAAAAGCACATTCGCCAG GAGCTGGAGCGCGAGTTGGAACTCCAGGTGGGCCTGaagcaggagatggaggtggccatgaagctgctggagaaggaCACGCATGAGAAGCAGGACACACTGGCAGCCCTGCGGCTCCAGCTCGACCAAGTCAAGACTCTTAACCTGCAGATGTTCCACAAAGCTCAG GACTCGCAAcgagaagcagagaaaaagcaggaggaggccgtgcagctggagcagaagaTGGATCAAATGGAGAAAGTCATGAAGGAGCTCGAGCAGAG ACTACAGAACTCGGAGCAAGAGCGCAAACAAAGTGACCAGTCAGACAAAGATatgaggctggagctggagggaAAAGTAGACGCTTTGCATAAACAGCTGTCTGACCTGGATACACTAAg GCTGGGTTTGGAGAACGAGCTGCGCactgagagggagcagagacaAAGCCTGCAGAAGTCTCTCCAGCGGGAACAGGACAACAGCATCGAGCTCCGCACACAGCTGCAACAACTGGAGGGCCTGCACACG GAGCTGCAGGATTTGaagcaggagaagcagcagctgcagcagaaatgtgagCAGCAGGAACAGGCTCTGCAGGAGATGGGACTTCATCTCAGCCA GTCTAAACTGAAGATGGAGGACTTCAAGGAGGTCAACAAAGCTCTGAAG GGCCACGCCTGGTTGAAAGATGATGAGGCCACTCAATGCAAGCAGTGCCAGAAGGAGTTCTCCATTGCACGTAGAAAG CACCACTGTAGAAACTGTGGAGACATCTACTGCAACAGCTGTTCCAGTAACGAGCTGGCCTTGCCCTCCTACCCTCGGCCAGTGCGGGTGTGCGACATGTGCCACTCcctcctgctgcagagaagctccTCCACAGCGTCCTGA
- the hnrnph1 gene encoding heterogeneous nuclear ribonucleoprotein H isoform X2 has product MADEGYVVRIRGLPWSCSVDEVQRFFSDCKIVNNGGGIHFTYTREGRPSGEAFVELETEEDLKIAVKKDRETMGHRYVEVFKSNNVEMDWVMKHTGPNCPETAGDGLVRLRGLPFGCSKEEIVQFFSGLEIVPNGITLPVDIQGRSTGEAFVQFASQDIAEKALKKHKERIGHRYIEIFKSSRAEVRTHYEPQRKPMGMQRPGPYDRPSGGRGYNMMGRGGSYDRMRRGGYGGGVSDGRYGDGGSSFQSTTGHCVHMRGLPYRATETDIYNFFSPLNPVRVHIEIGPDGRVTGEADVEFATHEDAVAAMSKDKANMQHRYVELFLNSTAGGSNGAYGSQMMGGMGNQSSYSGGQLSSGYSGGYSSQGSMGGYSDYSE; this is encoded by the exons ATGGCTGATGAGGGATATGTAGTACGCATCCGGGGTCTCCCGTGGTCCTGCTCAGTGGACGAAGTACAGAGGTTTTTCTCAG ATTGTAAAATTGTCAACAATGGAGGTGGTATCCACTTCACCTACACGAGAGAGGGGCGTCCCAGTGGAGAGGCATTTGTCGAGttggagacagaggaagacctGAAGATTGCagtaaagaaagacagagaaactATGGGTCACCGATACGTAGAAG TTTTTAAATCCAACAATGTCGAGATGGACTGGGTTATGAAGCATACTGGTCCAAACTGTCCAGAAACAGCAGGAGATGGGCTCGTCCGGCTTCGAGGCCTTCCTTTTGGCTGCAGCAAGGAGGAGATAGTACAGTTTTTCTCAG GGTTGGAAATCGTGCCAAATGGGATAACATTGCCGGTGGACATCCAGGGGAGGAGTACGGGGGAGGCCTTCGTGCAGTTTGCTTCACAGGATATAGCTGAAAAGGCTCtaaagaaacacaaggaaagaaTAGGGCACAG GTACATTGAGATCTTCAAGAGTAGCCGCGCTGAGGTGCGAACCCATTACGAACCCCAGCGGAAGCCCATGGGCATGCAGAGACCTGGCCCCTACGACCGGCCCTCTGGTGGTCGCGGCTACAACATGATGGGCCGAGGGGGATCCTATGACAGAATGCGTCGCGGAGGCTACGGAGGAG GCGTATCAGATGGACGGTATGGTGATGGCGGCTCCTCCTTCCAGAGCACAACAGGCCACTGTGTCCACATGAGGGGCCTGCCATacagagccacagagacagacatttaCAAT TTCTTCTCGCCATTGAATCCAGTGCGGGTCCATATTGAGATCGGTCCGGATGGCAGGGTAACGGGGGAGGCAGATGTAGAGTTCGCGACACACGAGGACGCTGTGGCAGCCATGTCTAAAGACAAAGCCAACATGC AGCACCGCTATGTGGAGCTGTTTTTGAACTcgacagcaggtggcagtaacGGAGCCTATGGCAGCCAGATGATGGGTGGCATGG gGAACCAGTCGTCTTACAGCGGTGGGCAGCTGAGCTCAGGGTACTCTGGAGGGTACAGCAGCCAGGGCAGTATGGGTGGCTACAGTGACTATAGTGA GTAA
- the hnrnph1 gene encoding heterogeneous nuclear ribonucleoprotein H isoform X1, which produces MADEGYVVRIRGLPWSCSVDEVQRFFSDCKIVNNGGGIHFTYTREGRPSGEAFVELETEEDLKIAVKKDRETMGHRYVEVFKSNNVEMDWVMKHTGPNCPETAGDGLVRLRGLPFGCSKEEIVQFFSGLEIVPNGITLPVDIQGRSTGEAFVQFASQDIAEKALKKHKERIGHRYIEIFKSSRAEVRTHYEPQRKPMGMQRPGPYDRPSGGRGYNMMGRGGSYDRMRRGGYGGGVSDGRYGDGGSSFQSTTGHCVHMRGLPYRATETDIYNFFSPLNPVRVHIEIGPDGRVTGEADVEFATHEDAVAAMSKDKANMQHRYVELFLNSTAGGSNGAYGSQMMGGMGNQSSYSGGQLSSGYSGGYSSQGSMGGYSDYSNQGGMGSSYYGGGGGGGSRGSMNGLGGGWGM; this is translated from the exons ATGGCTGATGAGGGATATGTAGTACGCATCCGGGGTCTCCCGTGGTCCTGCTCAGTGGACGAAGTACAGAGGTTTTTCTCAG ATTGTAAAATTGTCAACAATGGAGGTGGTATCCACTTCACCTACACGAGAGAGGGGCGTCCCAGTGGAGAGGCATTTGTCGAGttggagacagaggaagacctGAAGATTGCagtaaagaaagacagagaaactATGGGTCACCGATACGTAGAAG TTTTTAAATCCAACAATGTCGAGATGGACTGGGTTATGAAGCATACTGGTCCAAACTGTCCAGAAACAGCAGGAGATGGGCTCGTCCGGCTTCGAGGCCTTCCTTTTGGCTGCAGCAAGGAGGAGATAGTACAGTTTTTCTCAG GGTTGGAAATCGTGCCAAATGGGATAACATTGCCGGTGGACATCCAGGGGAGGAGTACGGGGGAGGCCTTCGTGCAGTTTGCTTCACAGGATATAGCTGAAAAGGCTCtaaagaaacacaaggaaagaaTAGGGCACAG GTACATTGAGATCTTCAAGAGTAGCCGCGCTGAGGTGCGAACCCATTACGAACCCCAGCGGAAGCCCATGGGCATGCAGAGACCTGGCCCCTACGACCGGCCCTCTGGTGGTCGCGGCTACAACATGATGGGCCGAGGGGGATCCTATGACAGAATGCGTCGCGGAGGCTACGGAGGAG GCGTATCAGATGGACGGTATGGTGATGGCGGCTCCTCCTTCCAGAGCACAACAGGCCACTGTGTCCACATGAGGGGCCTGCCATacagagccacagagacagacatttaCAAT TTCTTCTCGCCATTGAATCCAGTGCGGGTCCATATTGAGATCGGTCCGGATGGCAGGGTAACGGGGGAGGCAGATGTAGAGTTCGCGACACACGAGGACGCTGTGGCAGCCATGTCTAAAGACAAAGCCAACATGC AGCACCGCTATGTGGAGCTGTTTTTGAACTcgacagcaggtggcagtaacGGAGCCTATGGCAGCCAGATGATGGGTGGCATGG gGAACCAGTCGTCTTACAGCGGTGGGCAGCTGAGCTCAGGGTACTCTGGAGGGTACAGCAGCCAGGGCAGTATGGGTGGCTACAGTGACTATA GTAACCAGGGCGGAATGGGAAGCAGTTACTATGGcggcggtggaggaggaggaagcagaggctcTATGAATGGACTGGGTGGGGGATGGGGAATGTAG